The proteins below are encoded in one region of Equus caballus isolate H_3958 breed thoroughbred chromosome 16, TB-T2T, whole genome shotgun sequence:
- the APPL1 gene encoding DCC-interacting protein 13-alpha isoform X2: MNQLYQAMHRIYDAQNELSAATHLTSKLLKEYEKQRFPLGGDDEVMSSTLQQFSKVIDELSSCHAVLSTQLADAMMFPITQFKERDLKEILTLKEVFQIASNDHDAAINRYSRLSKKRENDKVKYEVIEDVYTSRKKQHQTMMHYFCALNTLQYKKKIALLEPLLGYMQAQISFFKMGSENLSEQLEEFLTNIGTSVQNVRREMDSDVETMQQTIEDLEVASDPLYVPDPDPMKFPVNRNLTRKAGYLNARNKTGLVSSTWDRQFYFTQGGNLMSQARGDVAGGLAMDIDNCSVMAVDCEDRRYCFQITSFDGKKSSILQAESKKDHEEWICTINNISKQIYLSENPEEIAARVNQSALEAVTPSPSFQQRHESLRPAGQSWPPTARTSSSGSLGSESTSLAALSLDSLVAPDTPIQFDIISPVCEDQPGQAKASSQGNRRTNPFGESGGGTKSETEDSILHQLFIVRFLGSMEVKSDDNPDVVYETMRQILAARAIHNIFRMTESHLLVTCDCLKLIDPQTQVTRLTFPLPSVVLYATHQENKRLFGFVLRTSGGRSESNLSSVCYIFESNNEGEKICDSVGLAKQIALHAELDRRASEKQKEIERVKEKQQKELSKQKQIEKDLEEQSRLIAASSRPNQASSEGQFVVLSSSQSEESDLGEEGKKRESEA; this comes from the exons ATGAACCAGTTGTATCAAGCTATGCATCGGATTTATGATGCACAG AATGAATTAAGTGCAGCAACACACCTGacttcaaaacttttaaaagaatatgaaaaacag CGTTTTCCATTGGGGGGTGATGATGAAGTTATGAGCTCTACTTTGCAACAGTTTTCAAAAGTTATAGATGAG CTTAGCTCTTGTCATGCGGTACTTTCGACGCAGCTTGCTGATGCCATGATGTTCCCCATTACCCAGTTTAAAGAAAGAGATCTGAAAG AGATATTGACATTAAAGGAAGTGTTTCAGATTGCTAGTAATG ATCATGATGCTGCAATTAACAGATACAGCCGAttatcaaaaaaaagagaaaatgacaag GTGAAGTATGAAGTAATAGAAGATGTCTACActtccagaaaaaaacaacacCAGACCATGATGCATTATTTTTGTGCATTAAATACTCTTcagtacaaaaagaaaatagcGTTGTTAGAACCTCTACTTGGGTACATGCAAGCTCAG ATAAGTTTCTTTAAGATGGGTTCTGAAAATCTCAGTGAACAACTGGAAGAATTCTTAACTAATATTGGAACAAGCGTACAGAA TGTTCGCAGGGAGATGGACAGTGATGTCGAGACCATGCAGCAGACAATAGAGGATTTGGAAGTAGCCAGTGACCCTTTATATGTGCCTGACCCAGATCCCATGAAATTTCCTGTTAATCGAAACTTAACCCGAAAGGCTGGATACCTTAATGCTAGGAA TAAAACAGGCTTGGTGTCATCTACCTGGGACAGACAGTTTTACTTCACGCAGGGTGGAAACTTAATGAGTCAGGCCCGTGGGGACGTAGCGGGAGGCCTGGCCATGGACATAGACAACTGTTCAGTAATGGCTGTGGACTGCGAAGACAGGCGATACTGTTTTCAGATCACCTCTTTTGATGGAAAAAA atcttCAATTTTGCaagcagaaagtaaaaaagaCCATGAAGAG TGGATCTGTACAATAAACAACATAtctaaacaaatatatttaagtgAAAATCCAGag gaaattgcTGCACGAGTAAATCAGTCAGCTTTGGAAGCTGTCACTCCTTCCCCATCTTTCCAGCAGAGGCACGAGAGCCTGCGGCCAGCAGG ACAATCTTGGCCACCGACAGCTCGAACCAGCAGTTCGGGATCCTTAGGATCTGAGTCCACAAGTTTGGCTGCCCTTTCTCTAGATTCTCTTGTCGCCCCAGACACCCCAATACAGTTTGACATCATTTCTCCCGTGTGTGAAGATCAGCCTGGCCAGGCAAAAGCCTCTAGTCAGGGAAACAG gCGTACAAATCCATTTGGAGAATCTGGAGGAGGTACAAAATCTGAAACTGAAG ATTCTATTCTTCATCAGTTGTTTATTGTCCGATTCCTTGGTTCTATGGAGGTGAAATCAGACGACAATCCAGATGTTGTTTATGAAACAATGCGCCAAATCTTAGCTGCCCGTGCCATCCATAACATCTTTCGTATGACAGAATCACATTTATTAGTCACTTGTGATTGTTTAAA gtTAATTGATCCACAAACACAAGTTACAAGGCTCACG TTTCCATTACCAAGTGTAGTTTTGTATGCTACACACCAGGAAAATAAGAGGCTTTTTGGATTTGTTCTTCGGACATCAGGAGGGAGAAGTGAAAGTAATCTATCATCAGTCTGTTATATATTTGAATCAAACAATGAGGGAGAAAAG atttgtGATTCTGTTGGACTGGCAAAACAGATAGCTTTGCATGCAGAACTG GATCGTAGGgcatcagaaaaacaaaaagaaatagagagagtAAAAGAGAAGCAACAGAAAGAACTCAGTAAACAAAAACAGATTGAAAAG GACTTAGAAGAACAGAGTCGGTTGATAGCTGCTTCCAGTAGACCAAACCAAGCCAGTAGCGAGGGGCAGTTTGTTGT
- the APPL1 gene encoding DCC-interacting protein 13-alpha isoform X1, whose amino-acid sequence MPGIDKLPIEETLEDSPQTRSLLGVFEEDATAISNYMNQLYQAMHRIYDAQNELSAATHLTSKLLKEYEKQRFPLGGDDEVMSSTLQQFSKVIDELSSCHAVLSTQLADAMMFPITQFKERDLKEILTLKEVFQIASNDHDAAINRYSRLSKKRENDKVKYEVIEDVYTSRKKQHQTMMHYFCALNTLQYKKKIALLEPLLGYMQAQISFFKMGSENLSEQLEEFLTNIGTSVQNVRREMDSDVETMQQTIEDLEVASDPLYVPDPDPMKFPVNRNLTRKAGYLNARNKTGLVSSTWDRQFYFTQGGNLMSQARGDVAGGLAMDIDNCSVMAVDCEDRRYCFQITSFDGKKSSILQAESKKDHEEWICTINNISKQIYLSENPEEIAARVNQSALEAVTPSPSFQQRHESLRPAGQSWPPTARTSSSGSLGSESTSLAALSLDSLVAPDTPIQFDIISPVCEDQPGQAKASSQGNRRTNPFGESGGGTKSETEDSILHQLFIVRFLGSMEVKSDDNPDVVYETMRQILAARAIHNIFRMTESHLLVTCDCLKLIDPQTQVTRLTFPLPSVVLYATHQENKRLFGFVLRTSGGRSESNLSSVCYIFESNNEGEKICDSVGLAKQIALHAELDRRASEKQKEIERVKEKQQKELSKQKQIEKDLEEQSRLIAASSRPNQASSEGQFVVLSSSQSEESDLGEEGKKRESEA is encoded by the exons aCAAGGTCTTTACTGGGTGTATTTGAAGAAGATGCTACAGCTATTTCCAATTATATGAACCAGTTGTATCAAGCTATGCATCGGATTTATGATGCACAG AATGAATTAAGTGCAGCAACACACCTGacttcaaaacttttaaaagaatatgaaaaacag CGTTTTCCATTGGGGGGTGATGATGAAGTTATGAGCTCTACTTTGCAACAGTTTTCAAAAGTTATAGATGAG CTTAGCTCTTGTCATGCGGTACTTTCGACGCAGCTTGCTGATGCCATGATGTTCCCCATTACCCAGTTTAAAGAAAGAGATCTGAAAG AGATATTGACATTAAAGGAAGTGTTTCAGATTGCTAGTAATG ATCATGATGCTGCAATTAACAGATACAGCCGAttatcaaaaaaaagagaaaatgacaag GTGAAGTATGAAGTAATAGAAGATGTCTACActtccagaaaaaaacaacacCAGACCATGATGCATTATTTTTGTGCATTAAATACTCTTcagtacaaaaagaaaatagcGTTGTTAGAACCTCTACTTGGGTACATGCAAGCTCAG ATAAGTTTCTTTAAGATGGGTTCTGAAAATCTCAGTGAACAACTGGAAGAATTCTTAACTAATATTGGAACAAGCGTACAGAA TGTTCGCAGGGAGATGGACAGTGATGTCGAGACCATGCAGCAGACAATAGAGGATTTGGAAGTAGCCAGTGACCCTTTATATGTGCCTGACCCAGATCCCATGAAATTTCCTGTTAATCGAAACTTAACCCGAAAGGCTGGATACCTTAATGCTAGGAA TAAAACAGGCTTGGTGTCATCTACCTGGGACAGACAGTTTTACTTCACGCAGGGTGGAAACTTAATGAGTCAGGCCCGTGGGGACGTAGCGGGAGGCCTGGCCATGGACATAGACAACTGTTCAGTAATGGCTGTGGACTGCGAAGACAGGCGATACTGTTTTCAGATCACCTCTTTTGATGGAAAAAA atcttCAATTTTGCaagcagaaagtaaaaaagaCCATGAAGAG TGGATCTGTACAATAAACAACATAtctaaacaaatatatttaagtgAAAATCCAGag gaaattgcTGCACGAGTAAATCAGTCAGCTTTGGAAGCTGTCACTCCTTCCCCATCTTTCCAGCAGAGGCACGAGAGCCTGCGGCCAGCAGG ACAATCTTGGCCACCGACAGCTCGAACCAGCAGTTCGGGATCCTTAGGATCTGAGTCCACAAGTTTGGCTGCCCTTTCTCTAGATTCTCTTGTCGCCCCAGACACCCCAATACAGTTTGACATCATTTCTCCCGTGTGTGAAGATCAGCCTGGCCAGGCAAAAGCCTCTAGTCAGGGAAACAG gCGTACAAATCCATTTGGAGAATCTGGAGGAGGTACAAAATCTGAAACTGAAG ATTCTATTCTTCATCAGTTGTTTATTGTCCGATTCCTTGGTTCTATGGAGGTGAAATCAGACGACAATCCAGATGTTGTTTATGAAACAATGCGCCAAATCTTAGCTGCCCGTGCCATCCATAACATCTTTCGTATGACAGAATCACATTTATTAGTCACTTGTGATTGTTTAAA gtTAATTGATCCACAAACACAAGTTACAAGGCTCACG TTTCCATTACCAAGTGTAGTTTTGTATGCTACACACCAGGAAAATAAGAGGCTTTTTGGATTTGTTCTTCGGACATCAGGAGGGAGAAGTGAAAGTAATCTATCATCAGTCTGTTATATATTTGAATCAAACAATGAGGGAGAAAAG atttgtGATTCTGTTGGACTGGCAAAACAGATAGCTTTGCATGCAGAACTG GATCGTAGGgcatcagaaaaacaaaaagaaatagagagagtAAAAGAGAAGCAACAGAAAGAACTCAGTAAACAAAAACAGATTGAAAAG GACTTAGAAGAACAGAGTCGGTTGATAGCTGCTTCCAGTAGACCAAACCAAGCCAGTAGCGAGGGGCAGTTTGTTGT